A window of Puniceicoccus vermicola genomic DNA:
ATTTTGGCTACAGTAGCATGGGGCCGGCCACGGAACATAACATGGTCACCAGTCAGTTTTCCCGCGCCTCCAATCTCTTCCATGTGTCGGATTTCTATGCCGGAGAGTGGATGGATTATATGAAAGGCACGGCCAATGAGTGGACGCGGCAGATTGTCTTCATCAAAGATGAGGATCCACTCCGACCGAATTACTTCGTGATTCGGGATAGCTTCCCCAAGCCGGGTTCCGCCACTTCGCGGACGTTCTTTGTGGCTGAGTCGGTCGAACTGACCGAGCGGGGAGCATCGGTCATTGGCAAGGAGGATGTGGATACGGATGTTTTTTACGCCTATCCTCCGGGGCTGGAACTGGCTACCGAGGAAAAAACCACCAGTGGACACGGAGCCGCGGCCCCGAATCCAAGCCCGTCTAACCCGAACCGTGTCAAGGAGGGGAAAATGGATTATACCCAGATCGGGCTACTGGCTACCGTGAAGAGCGAGCCGGGATTCATGGCCGTGATCTATCCGCGACTCAAAAACGAAGCCGCTCCGACGTTCACTTCCTTCGCCGAGGGGCGCGGGGTGAAGGTGGAATCGGAAGTCGGCACAGACTACGTGTTCTTATCCGAGGACCCCTTCACCTTTGAGGAAGGCGGTATCACTTTCGAGGGAACGGTTGGCACCGCGCAGCTGCGGGAAGAGGGGATTCGCCTTTCCTTGGGTGCAGGGGGAAGGATCTCGTTTGGAGACTTTGAACTTGTTTCCGAAGAGGCTCGGGAAGACTATTCGAATCGGAATTAATCCCTGGGACTTCCAATCCGGAGGTTGAGCAGCTATGATCCACTACACGGTTGAAAGATATCGCGGAAAGCCCTGTCTCTGCGAGAACGGTGTTCCTCGCGGGACACCCTCCTTCATGCCCGGAGACTCATTTGACAATGTGTCTCGGCAGGATATCGACGCCTTCCTCGCGGCGGGGGTAAAGGATTTTTACCTTTGGGTAGGACGGGATGAGAACGTTAGGGAGTTCTATACAACGCCCTTCTGGCCGGGCGTGGGTCGGCTGGACGAACCCCGTTTTGTCTCTGCGGATCGGTGTTTTTCTCTTCCGGAGCGAGTTGCTTACATTCTCGAGCGCTGTCCGGAAGCCCGTTTCATGCTGCGATATTTTGCCGCGGCTCCCAAGGAATGGCGCGAGAAGTATCCAGAGGAACTCGCGTTGAGTGAGGAAGGAAAGACCACGTCCGATACGTCGTTGGCCAGCAAGCGCTACGAGGAGGACCACCGGGTCGCTCTGCACCACATGATCCGCTGGGTGGAGGCGCAACCCTGGCGGGATCGGGTGATGGGGTATCTCACCCTGCATGAGAGTGAGGGCACGTCAAAGATCGGGGCGGATGGCTTTTTGTTCGATCATAGCGAGCCCATGCGGAAGGCCTTTCGGGAGTTTAAGCCTGAGTACACGGATTTTCCTTCGCAGAAGCGTTTTGAGGAGGGTCGTCTCTCTGGTCGGGGAATGACCTGGTTGAATCCGGAGGATTCTCAAATGGAGCGGGATTACTTCGAGCTCATGCGGCAGCTTTTCTTGCGACGCTGTCAGGTTTTTATGGAAACGGCCCAAGACGCCTTGCAGGGGCGTCAGGTGTTGTTGGGTATGGATGCCTTGAAGCAGGGGATGGCAGGGTGGCAGATTAACCCCTTCTTCGCCGGGCGTGCACCCCGCAGTCACCATGCGGAACCGCTTGTGGCTGCGGGTTCCATCGGAGTCGATGAGACACTGCAAATTCCGGGATTCAACATTTTGAACACTCCCTACGACTACACTTTTCGGCACATGGGGGGGCAGCCGGAGCCGGAAGGCGCGGTGGACAGTGCCGTCTTGAGGGGGAAACTCTTTCTTGTCGAGGATGACTGCCGTTCCTTCACCGCTTCGGAGGGGGAAAGTTATGGCTTCTATCGAAATGCCGCCGAGGTGCGGGCCGGTTACTGGCGTAATGCCGCCGCCGCGATCGCCCGGGGTTATCAGTTCTATTGGATGGATGTCACCGGGCGGCGGAATCCGAAAGGGGGCTACTTTCGTGACCCTTGTATCATGGAGACCGTCGCCTCGATATTGCCGGTGGTGGAGAAAAGTCGCGACTGGGAACACGAGGATGTGTCGGCCATTGCCGTCATCCTCGACGACCGGGCGGCTCTCCATGAAGACTTCTCCTCGAATTTTCAGAACTTAGCCTCTTTTTGGCAGCGTTTGACCGGATTGTCTCAAGCGGGCTTGCCCTATCGGGTTTATCTCTGGGAGGACCTTCTTAACGACCGGCTCCCGGATCACCGACTTTTTATTTTTCCCAACCTGTTTTTTGTCGATGACGAGCGGATGGCCGTCTTGCGGGAACGTGTCTTGGGGCGCGGACGGGTCGTTCTTTGGGGGCCGGGGACTGGAATTACCGACGGAAAAAAACTCGGAGCAGATCGGGCTTCGGAGGTGACTGGAATTCCGATGAGCTTTACGAAGGAACGCGGTGCCCGCCGGGTTGTTCTCAGTGCCTTCGATCATGCCATCACCGAGAATTTGCCCGCTCCCATGGCCTATGGAGACAGCTTTGCCTATGGGCCCCTGCTCTGGCCGGAATGGGATGAATCAGCTTCGACCCAAGGGATTGTGCTAGGCACTCGGGGGGTGAACCGTCCAGGCCTTGTGATCAAGGAAATGGGGGAGGGGGGCAACCGCTGGACCAGCGTGTACACGGCCGCAGTCCCGGTTCCAGGTGCTCTCATTCGGGAATTCGCTCGACATGGAGGCGCACACATTTACTCCGAGGAGAATGACGTCATTCTCGCCTCCAAGCATTTTTTGGGTGTGCATGCCACTCGCGCGGGGACTCGGGTGATACGCCTTCCGGAGCGTTGTGACGTACACGATGTGGTCAAGAATGAGGAGATTGCCGTCGATGCCGATCATCTGACCCTGACCATTACCCCTCCCGAAACTCGGGTCTTTCGTCTTATCGTGAAGTAGAAGCGAGGATGCTGCTCCTCTAGGGTTCGTATCCAGTAAGTTCCCAGATGCCTTCGCCTCCGGCGGTTCGATTCTTGGTTGAACCGGCTCAGGCAGGTCGCCGCATTCGGGTGCGGGCGAACCAATGGAACAGCCGCTCGGTGAGTTCGGCGCGGACGGATGCCGCCTTCGGGTCATCGAACCGGTTGCGAAGTTCGTCTGGGTCTTGAACAAGATCGTATAATTCTCCGTATGGTTCACCGATGTAGGTGACCAGTTTCCATTCCAACGTGCGGATCATCACGCGTGGGCCCGTTTCCGAGAATACGGCATCCCGCGCGGGAAAATTGCCGCCTTCCAATCCGGAGCGCAGGCTAATTCCATTGGCACCCTCCAGCGGTGCCAGCCCTGCGAGATCCAATAGAGTGGGTCCGAGATCGATCAATTCTATGAGCGAGTCCACCGTTTGGTTCCGGGCCAGTCCCGGCCCGCTCACGATGAAGGGAACGCGAACCACCGGATCGTAGTGCGACGAAAATTTATAGATCTGATGGTGGTCTCCCAGACAGTCCCCGTGGTCCGAGGTGAACACAAAAACCGTGTTGTCCAACAAGCCTTTTGACTCCACCGCTTTGACGATGTTTCCGACCCAGTCGTCGATCAATGAAATGTTGGCGAAGTAATGGCGGCGCATTCGGTCCAGTCGCTCTGGTGTGGCGCGACTCTGGCACCACATAGCCGGTTGTTCGGTTCGTTCCAGGCGCTCCATGAATCGTTTCTGGGGCGGGGGCTTGGATTCCAGTTCTCCGGGGGATTTAACCGGCGGTGGAAGTTTGACGTCCTCGTAGCGTGCGAGGGCGGATTCGGGAACGTCGTATGGATCATGCGGTCCCACGAATCCTGCCCATAAAAACTGCGGTTGGTCCGGCTCCCATCGATCAATGGCCTCCACACAGCGCCGACCGATGAAATGATCCGGATACAGCTCTTCCGCGTGCGGCCAAGTCGTGGCCTGCAGGCGGTCGGGCCAATCCGGGATATCGCGGTAATAGGTGAGCGCGGGTCGCTTCAGCCCGTGTCTTTCGAGTTCGAGGTCGTAGTCGTCGGGATCAGGGCCGTGGAGTCCCACTTGATAATTCTTGTTCTCCACCACGGTGCGTTCATCGAATCCACAGGGCAGGCGGATGGGAGCGGTGTGCATTTTTCCGATGTTTACGGTGCGGTATCCTCCGCTCTGCAAAGACTCGATCCAATTGGGTTGCCCGGCATCCAGCCATTCCTCGTTTCGCTCCGCGCCATGCACATGGACGTAGCGTCCCGAAACAATACAATTCCGGGACGGACCACACACGGCTCCCTGCACGTAGGCATGGCGGAAAGCCGAACCGGATCCCGCCAGACGGTCGAGATTCGGTGTCTGCATGTGGTCGAAGCCCAGGCAGGCCAAGGTATCCCACCGCTGCTGGTCCGTCATGATCAGGACGATGTTTGGTTTTTTCATGAGGTTTTGCCTTGATCGTAGGAGTGCGAAACGCGAATGCCAGCTTTATTGTTCCTCGATATTCTTGTCGACGGCGACCGGCCGACACATTTCTTTACGACCGTCGGAGGTGAAGCCGGGGTCGGCTTTCGTGGATTCGTTTTTGAAGTGGCGGATGAGCGATGGCTCCGGTTCAATGCACTACGGTATATTTATTTGGGCTTCGGAGGAACGTCTGCCCTGTTGAAGTTCCGGGTGAACCGGATATCTTCGATTTTTCGGACTTTTGTTCGGGAGCTTCCAGCTCTTACGCCACTTCTTCGCAAGAAATTTCCGTAGGGGGGTTGCTTCAGCGCCCGCTTCTGCCCCTCGGCCCGGAGTGCTTGCACACTCGTTTGCGGGATCTCCGCTCCCACGGTCGGGGGCTAAAGCACCCCGCTACGGAAAGGCAGATCGTAGGGGGTGGATTTTCGAATAGAGGGTGCGATCCCGAGAGTTTGTCGTAGCAACACTCCCGTATGCCCGTCTCGCAGCGATTGATTTGTACTTGTCCCGGAAGCCGCGTTTTGAGGCGAAAGTATGCATGGGGAACATTAGGAAATAAAAGAGTTGACGAATGGGTGGGGTTGCGAAAAATTTATAAGAATGAAACTCCCCACTCATCTCAAATTTACTTTCGTTGCTTGTGTATTTGCTTCCTGCACGGTTTTTACGGTCACATCCCTTCAAGCTCAGATTTTGCTTACGGCTAACGATGCCGGTGGAACCTCGTCGTTCAATACAGCGGGCAATTGGGATAGCGGACAGGCTCCCCAAGCCGGAAATGATTACGAAACCAACGGTTTCATTCTCAAAACTCCCGATGATAATGGCGATTACACGTTTGCCGGCGACTCATTGACGGTCAATTCAAGAATGGATCTCGTCGGATCCGGGCTGATCACCATTAACGATTTGATTCTGGACGGAGGCAATATTCTCGCAAATCCCTCTTCCGTTCGACTCGCAGGGAACCTCGAAATCCTGAGCAGTTCGTCAATTTTCGCGACCCGCACCGACTATAAGATCAGCTCGAATATCAGCGGCTCGGCAACCCTGCAGATTAGCGGTTGGCAGCAGAACAACTTTCCTGGTTATCGAGTTAGATTCTCTTCCTCTGAGAGCACATTCACCGGAAATATCCACGTTTCGGATGGGCATTTGTTGTTGGAAGAGAATAGCCGAATGAATTTTAACATCTACGGCAATGGACTGAACAATCAGATTTACGGCTTCAGTTCCGGTGGTGGTTCCAACCAATATTCGGCCGCGACGTTCGAGGGGGATTTTTATTTCGACCTCTCCTTGGCCAGCAGCACGATTGGAGATTCTTGGACCGTGGTTAACGTATTTGATCAGGCATTCGGCGAAACCTTCAACGTCGTTGGTTTTGCCAATAGTGGAACCACATGGACCAGCGGCAATTACCTGTTTGACGAAGGCACCGGGACGCTGTCCGTGATCCCAGAGCCCAGTGCTTTGGGGATTGTGCTTTTTTCCGGGATGGCGTTGCTGTTGTTTCGCCGCCGCAGATCCTGACGGGCTCTCGCCGGGAGTCGGTAAGGCCTACGAATCCAAAGGCCGGCAGTTGTGGAGTCTCTGCACCGGACCGAGATCTCTCGACTCTGGCGAATGGGGAAATACTTTGATTGTTTTCATCCCGGACAATGGAGGGCTCGCCACTGCAGAGGGATTACCGACTTGCAATGCGCCCCTCGCTGAAGGAAAAGGTTGGATTTATGAGGGAGGGTGCCGGGTGCCGCAATTTGCCGTTTGGCCGCAGCAGATTTGGGCGGGTTCTCTGTGCAGTGTCCCAGTGACCAGTACTGCCTTTTATCCGAGCTTTCTTGACTCTGCCGGACTGCCAGCGAAACCCGAACAACATGGTGAAGGCGTCAGCCTACTTCCGCTCTTCCAGGGTGCGGATGGGCTGCATTGCGAAGACATTTTCTGGCATTATCCCCTCTACAGAAACCAGAGCGGAACGGCCGGCTCCTCGATTCGGTCGGGCGACTGTAAGCTCATCGAATTTTTCGAGGAAGGGCGCATCGGCTGTATCAATTTCGCGACGATCCTGGCGAACAGCACAACCTCGTTGTCGAGCATCGCGACCTCGTCCAGAAACTCACAGAAAAAGTCGAACAGGCCATTCTGGAATACGGAAACGTTGGGGTGGGGCGGCACCAAACAACGGGAATCGGGACGGGTGGAATCTCCACAGTCTATCCTGAGAAAAGGCTATACCCGCTGCGCCGGGACCTCGGTTTCGACAACTACTA
This region includes:
- a CDS encoding sulfatase-like hydrolase/transferase — protein: MKKPNIVLIMTDQQRWDTLACLGFDHMQTPNLDRLAGSGSAFRHAYVQGAVCGPSRNCIVSGRYVHVHGAERNEEWLDAGQPNWIESLQSGGYRTVNIGKMHTAPIRLPCGFDERTVVENKNYQVGLHGPDPDDYDLELERHGLKRPALTYYRDIPDWPDRLQATTWPHAEELYPDHFIGRRCVEAIDRWEPDQPQFLWAGFVGPHDPYDVPESALARYEDVKLPPPVKSPGELESKPPPQKRFMERLERTEQPAMWCQSRATPERLDRMRRHYFANISLIDDWVGNIVKAVESKGLLDNTVFVFTSDHGDCLGDHHQIYKFSSHYDPVVRVPFIVSGPGLARNQTVDSLIELIDLGPTLLDLAGLAPLEGANGISLRSGLEGGNFPARDAVFSETGPRVMIRTLEWKLVTYIGEPYGELYDLVQDPDELRNRFDDPKAASVRAELTERLFHWFARTRMRRPA
- a CDS encoding PEP-CTERM sorting domain-containing protein (PEP-CTERM proteins occur, often in large numbers, in the proteomes of bacteria that also encode an exosortase, a predicted intramembrane cysteine proteinase. The presence of a PEP-CTERM domain at a protein's C-terminus predicts cleavage within the sorting domain, followed by covalent anchoring to some some component of the (usually Gram-negative) cell surface. Many PEP-CTERM proteins exhibit an unusual sequence composition that includes large numbers of potential glycosylation sites. Expression of one such protein has been shown restore the ability of a bacterium to form floc, a type of biofilm.), which codes for MKLPTHLKFTFVACVFASCTVFTVTSLQAQILLTANDAGGTSSFNTAGNWDSGQAPQAGNDYETNGFILKTPDDNGDYTFAGDSLTVNSRMDLVGSGLITINDLILDGGNILANPSSVRLAGNLEILSSSSIFATRTDYKISSNISGSATLQISGWQQNNFPGYRVRFSSSESTFTGNIHVSDGHLLLEENSRMNFNIYGNGLNNQIYGFSSGGGSNQYSAATFEGDFYFDLSLASSTIGDSWTVVNVFDQAFGETFNVVGFANSGTTWTSGNYLFDEGTGTLSVIPEPSALGIVLFSGMALLLFRRRRS